Proteins from a single region of Bartonella sp. M0283:
- a CDS encoding tyrosine recombinase XerC gives MTEISTSDLPLLEATPKLLTARKDWLEQLEKSRRVAKLTVEAYERDSRQFLSFLCQHLGHRPDISDLSELRVADIRSFLAYRRNEGVGSRSLGRGLAGIRSFFNFLTRAGLADVPAARVVRTPKQPKSLPKPLNIADALHIVDKKTQLDDEPWVASRNAAILTLCYGCGLRISEALSLTPADFSDKNATSIYVTGKGGKTRLVPVIPAVHEAIDDYLSCCPFILPPDQPLFRGVRGGKLQRAIVERAVQQLRSSLGLPDSVTPHALRHSFATHLLSRGGDLRTIQELLGHASLSTTQIYTGVDTDRLMEVYKKAHPH, from the coding sequence ATGACAGAGATCTCCACCTCCGATCTTCCATTATTGGAAGCAACGCCAAAGCTTTTGACCGCGCGCAAAGACTGGCTTGAACAGCTTGAAAAATCGCGCCGCGTTGCGAAACTCACAGTTGAAGCTTATGAACGGGATAGCCGACAATTTCTAAGTTTTCTTTGTCAGCATCTGGGACATCGTCCCGACATTTCCGATCTTTCCGAACTTCGCGTTGCCGATATAAGATCATTTCTTGCTTACCGGCGCAATGAAGGCGTTGGCTCGCGTTCACTTGGGCGCGGTCTTGCCGGTATACGCTCGTTTTTCAACTTTTTGACACGTGCCGGACTTGCCGATGTACCGGCAGCGCGCGTTGTGCGCACACCAAAACAACCGAAATCTTTGCCAAAACCGCTCAATATCGCCGATGCACTGCATATTGTTGACAAGAAAACCCAGCTTGATGACGAGCCTTGGGTTGCTTCGAGAAACGCCGCCATTCTCACTCTTTGTTATGGATGTGGCTTGAGAATTTCGGAAGCTTTATCGTTAACGCCTGCAGATTTTAGCGACAAAAATGCTACCAGCATTTATGTAACCGGCAAAGGAGGAAAAACCCGTCTCGTTCCGGTTATTCCGGCTGTCCATGAGGCAATAGATGATTATCTTTCCTGTTGCCCATTCATTTTACCACCCGATCAACCTTTGTTCCGTGGTGTGCGTGGCGGAAAATTACAAAGGGCAATTGTCGAACGCGCTGTTCAACAATTGCGCTCGAGTCTCGGCCTTCCTGATAGTGTTACACCGCATGCGCTCAGGCATTCTTTTGCAACGCATTTATTGTCGCGTGGCGGGGATCTTCGCACCATTCAGGAATTGCTCGGTCACGCAAGTCTTTCGACAACACAAATCTATACCGGTGTGGATACCGACCGTTTAATGGAAGTTTATAAAAAAGCCCATCCACACTGA
- a CDS encoding SapC family protein — translation MPTVMLFYKNIVPISRETHKKLKFNAPKNLEFAANTHWVPLAGEEFYPAALNYPILFMGAEAKDGHITYTAVAMLGLANDENDYLDKDKKWRSDTYIPAFVRRYPFVLAGTPEQKELTVCFDSESGMFNEVEGIDLFNSDGSISPFMEDRINFLNAFKNSMEQTTKFLETIAKMGLFKKQSIDIRSQSGQTARLENFWIIDTEKFNKLTGDQLAKLHKQGFLGWIFAQLMSMNNLPSLMNLHLAHMKNAITAPKTAIPDKTGDATEKNKSVSTKTE, via the coding sequence ATGCCAACAGTTATGCTTTTTTATAAAAACATCGTCCCCATTTCACGCGAAACACACAAAAAACTGAAATTCAATGCTCCGAAAAATCTTGAATTTGCAGCCAATACCCATTGGGTTCCATTGGCAGGCGAAGAATTCTATCCGGCCGCTTTGAACTATCCGATTTTGTTTATGGGCGCCGAAGCGAAAGACGGACATATTACCTACACTGCTGTTGCTATGCTTGGCTTGGCAAATGATGAAAACGATTATCTTGACAAGGATAAAAAGTGGCGCTCCGACACATATATTCCTGCCTTTGTGCGCCGTTATCCATTTGTATTGGCAGGAACACCCGAACAGAAAGAATTGACAGTCTGCTTCGATTCCGAATCAGGCATGTTCAATGAAGTAGAAGGAATTGATCTCTTCAATAGTGACGGCAGTATTTCACCTTTTATGGAAGATCGTATCAATTTCCTGAACGCATTCAAAAATAGCATGGAACAGACAACAAAATTTCTGGAAACTATTGCCAAAATGGGTCTGTTCAAAAAACAGTCGATCGATATACGTTCACAAAGCGGACAAACCGCAAGGCTCGAAAATTTCTGGATTATCGATACAGAAAAATTCAACAAGTTAACCGGCGACCAACTGGCAAAACTCCACAAACAAGGGTTCCTTGGCTGGATCTTTGCCCAATTAATGTCGATGAACAACTTGCCTAGCTTGATGAACCTCCACCTTGCCCATATGAAAAATGCAATAACCGCACCCAAAACGGCTATTCCGGATAAAACCGGCGACGCCACTGAAAAAAATAAATCTGTCTCGACAAAAACCGAATAA